One window from the genome of Rufibacter tibetensis encodes:
- a CDS encoding DNA/RNA non-specific endonuclease has protein sequence MKNLYRPLLLALMLGFGASCSVEDVEPNQPLSQTATSNATATQDNHLAMGNPSAAGTSYSNYLVSKPQYVMSYNSYRGTPNWVSWHLSSAWVGTTPRQDDFRADTSLPSAFYRVQSSDYTGSGFDRGHNCPSADRTLTVADNSATFLMSNMIPQAGPNNQQTWAGLENYCRTLINVGNELYIIMGSYGKGGTGLNGYKETLAAGKVTVPNRIWKVIVVLPNGTGDVSRVTTSTRVIAVNTPNSTSISSTWGTYRTTVDAIEAATGYNILSNVSSTVQSTIEARVDNGPTQ, from the coding sequence ATGAAAAACCTTTATCGCCCGCTGCTCCTGGCTCTGATGCTGGGTTTTGGTGCTTCCTGTTCTGTAGAAGACGTGGAGCCAAATCAACCGCTTAGCCAAACCGCTACCAGCAATGCCACTGCCACCCAAGACAACCACCTGGCCATGGGTAACCCCAGCGCTGCCGGAACCAGTTACAGCAATTACCTGGTAAGCAAACCACAATACGTGATGTCTTACAACAGTTACCGGGGAACGCCCAACTGGGTAAGCTGGCACCTGAGCAGTGCCTGGGTAGGCACCACACCGCGCCAGGATGATTTCCGGGCAGATACTTCGCTTCCTAGTGCTTTCTACAGAGTGCAGTCTTCTGACTACACCGGCAGCGGCTTTGACCGGGGCCACAATTGTCCGTCAGCAGACCGCACGTTGACGGTAGCAGACAATTCGGCTACGTTCCTGATGTCTAACATGATTCCGCAGGCTGGCCCCAATAACCAGCAAACCTGGGCCGGCCTGGAAAACTACTGCCGCACCTTGATCAATGTGGGCAATGAGTTGTACATTATCATGGGAAGCTACGGCAAAGGCGGAACCGGTCTTAACGGCTACAAAGAAACCCTGGCCGCCGGGAAAGTTACTGTTCCTAACCGGATTTGGAAAGTAATTGTGGTGTTGCCTAATGGCACTGGTGACGTAAGCCGCGTGACTACCAGCACCCGCGTAATAGCGGTGAACACCCCTAACTCTACCAGCATCAGCAGCACTTGGGGCACGTACCGCACCACCGTAGATGCCATTGAAGCAGCCACTGGCTACAACATTCTTTCAAATGTATCGTCTACGGTGCAGAGCACCATTGAGGCCCGCGTAGACAACGGTCCTACCCAATAG